A single region of the Gorilla gorilla gorilla isolate KB3781 chromosome 1, NHGRI_mGorGor1-v2.1_pri, whole genome shotgun sequence genome encodes:
- the LOC115933183 gene encoding sodium/hydrogen exchanger 3-like, translated as MQVAGTGTGARRVLVGSQPRASAQPSRDPPRHARPSPALSRRQCGDSDRGLLRGLLLALALGGLARAAGVEVEPDGAHGESVGFQVVTFEWAHVQDPYVIALWILVASLAKIGDLQIGLLDFLLFGSLIAAVDPVAVLAVFEEVHVNEVLFFIVFGESLLNDAVTVVLYNVFESFVALGGDNVTGVDCVKDIVSFFVVSLGGTLVGVVFAFLLSLVTRFTKHVRIIEPGFVFIISYLSYLTSEMLSLSAILAITFCGICCQKYVKANISEQSATTVRYTMKMLASSAETIIFMFLGISAVNPFIWTWNTAFVLLTLVFISVYRAIGVVLQTWLLNRYRMVQLEPIDQVVLSYGGLRGAVAFALVVLLDGDKVKEKNLFVSTTIIVVFFTVIFQGLTIKPLVQWLKVKRSEHREPRLNEKLHGRAFDHILSAIEDISGQIGHNYLRDKWSHFDRKFLSRVLMRRSAQKSRDRILNVVHELNLKDAISYVAEGERRGSLAFIRSPSTDNVVNVDFTPRSSTVEASVSYLLRENVSAVCLDMQSLEQRRRGIRDAEDMVTHHTLQQYLYKPRQEYKHLYSRHELTPTEDEKQDGEIFHRTMRKRLESFKSTKLGLNQNKKAAKLYKRERAQKRRNSSIPNGKLPMESPVQNFTIKEKDLELSDTEEPPNYDEEMSGGIEFLASVTNDTASDSPAGIDNPVFSPDEALDRSLLARLPPWLSPGETVVPSQTARTQISYSPGTFRRLMPFRLSSKSVDSFLQADGPEERPPAALPESTHM; from the exons ATGCAGGTAGCCGGTACCGGCACCGGAGCGCGCCGGGTCCTCGTCGGGTCCCAGCCCCGCGCGTCGGCCCAGCCCAGCCGGGACCCCCCGCGACATGCGCGTCCCAGCCCTGCGCTGAGCAGGCGGCAATGTGGGGACTCCGACCGGGGGCTGCTGCGGGGGCTGCTGCTGGCGCTGGCGCTGGGCGGGCTGGCGCGGGCCGCGGGCGTCGAGGTGGAGCCCGACGGCGCGCACGGCGAGAGCGTGGGCTTCCAGGTGGTCACCTTCGAGTGGGCCCACGTGCAGGATCCCTACGTCATCGCGCTCTGGATCCTCGtggccagcttggccaagatcGGCGACCTGCAGATTGGGCTGCTGGACTTCCTCCTGTTTGGCAGCCTCATTGCTGCTGTGGACCCGGTGGCCGTCCTGGCCGTGTTTGAGGAGGTCCATGTCAACGAGGTCCTGTTCTTCATCGTCTTTGGGGAGTCGCTGCTGAACGACGCAGTCACCGTGGTTCTGTACAATGTGTTTGAATCTTTCGTGGCGCTGGGAGGTGACAATGTGACCGGCGTGGACTGCGTGAAGGACATAG TGTCCTTCTTCGTGGTGAGCCTGGGGGGCACGCTGGTGGGGGTGGTCTTCGCCTTCCTGCTGTCGCTGGTGACGCGCTTCACCAAGCATGTGCGTATCATCGAGCCCGGCTTCGTGTTCATCATCTCCTACCTGTCCTACCTGACGTCCGAGATGCTGTCGCTGTCGGCCATCCTCGCCATCACCTTCTGTGGCATCTGCTGTCAGAAGTACGTGAAGGCCAACATCTCGGAGCAGTCGGCCACCACCGTGCGCTACACCATGAAGATGCTGGCCAGCAGCGCCGAGACCATCATCTTCATGTTCCTGGGTATCTCGGCCGTGAACCCGTTCATCTGGACCTGGAACACGGCCTTCGTGCTCCTGACGCTGGTCTTCATCTCCGTGTACCGGGCCATCGGTGTGGTCCTGCAGACCTGGCTTCTGAACCGCTACCGCATGGTGCAGCTGGAGCCCATTGACCAGGTGGTCCTGTCCTACGGGGGCCTGCGAGGGGCCGTGGCCTTTGCCCTGGTGGTGCTTCTGGACGGAGACAAGGTCAAGGAGAAGAACCTGTTCGTCAGCACCACCATCATCGTAGTGTTCTTCACCGTCATCTTCCAGGGCCTGACCATCAAGCCCCTGGTGCAGTGGCTGAAGGTGAAGAGGAGTGAGCACCGGGAACCTCGGCTCAACGAGAAGCTGCACGGCCGCGCTTTCGACCACATCCTCTCGGCCATCGAGGACATATCCGGACAGATCGGACACAATTATCTCAGAGACAAGTGGTCCCACTTCGACAGGAAGTTCCTCAGCAGGGTCCTCATGAGACGGTCGGCCCAGAAGTCTCGAGACCGGATCCTGAATGTCGTCCACGAGCTGAACCTGAAGGATGCCATCAGCTACGTGGCTGAGGGAGAGCGCCGTGGGTCCCTGGCCTTCATCCGCTCCCCCAGCACCGACAACGTGGTCAACGTGGACTTCACGCCACGATCGTCCACCGTGGAGGCCTCTGTCTCCTACCTCCTGAGAGAAAATGTCAGCGCTGTCTGCCTGGACATGCAGTCGCTGGAGCAGCGACGGCGGGGCATCCGGGACGCGGAGGACATGGTCACGCACCACACGCTGCAGCAGTACCTGTACAAGCCACGGCAGGAGTACAAGCATCTGTACAGCCGACACGAGCTCACGCCCACGGAGGACGAGAAACAGGACGGGGAAATCTTCCACAGGACCATGCGGAAGCGCCTGGAGTCCTTCAAGTCGACCAAGCTGGGGCTCAACCAGAACAAGAAGGCGGCCAAGCTGTATAAGCGGGAGCGTGCCCAGAAGCGGAGAAACAGCAGCATCCCCAATGGGAAGCTGCCCATGGAGAGCCCTGTGCAGAATTTCACCATCAAGGAGAAAGACTTGGAACTTTCAGACACCGAGGAGCCCCCCAACTATGATGAGGAGATGAGTGGGGGAATCGAGTTCCTGGCCAGTGTCACCAATGACACAGCGTCCGACTCCCCTGCAGGAATTGACAACCCTGTGTTTTCTCCGGACGAGGCCCTGGACCGCAGCCTCCTGGCCAGGCTACCGCCCTGGCTGTCTCCCGGGGAGACGGTGGTCCCCTCGCAGACGGCCCGCACGCAGATTTCCTACTCTCCCGGCACCTTCCGCCGCCTGATGCCCTTCCGCCTCAGCAGCAAGTCCGTGGACTCCTTCCTGCAGGCAGACGGCCCCGAGGAGCGGCCCCCCGCCGCCCTCCCCGAGTCCACACACATGTGA